In Terriglobia bacterium, a genomic segment contains:
- a CDS encoding NAD(P)/FAD-dependent oxidoreductase, with translation MQITIVGAGPSGSWASILLARRGHSVTLIDSQAPWEKPCGGGVTAKALSSFGIFESDLPRNKVEQITIYFGDKLSVTVTPQDPIAVVSRRELGRYLLDEAGKSGVSIIKSRVTRIEQERRGWVLRTRDTSLQSDFLIGADGASSLVRRSVSSGLPPEDLSVTLGYFIPGKFQPHMKIYFVQGFEGYIWSFPRDNHTSYGLITRSEPGWTSRAKMLLSNFIAADLGTEILEQAEFYSAPVPCLGPQAWKKNRISGAGWALLGDAAGLVDPITGEGIYYAFQSAQILADTIEEPGQYEAKVGATIGRELTRAGRMYKRFYRGRFLGGDFKKRTVQFSRRSRTLRGILGNLIAGNQSYLSLKKKLVFSLPAISIDLITGRGAG, from the coding sequence ATGCAAATAACCATCGTTGGTGCAGGTCCTTCCGGATCCTGGGCTTCCATTCTTCTGGCGCGCCGCGGACATTCTGTAACCCTCATCGACTCCCAGGCGCCGTGGGAAAAACCCTGTGGCGGAGGAGTCACTGCAAAAGCGCTCTCCAGCTTCGGAATCTTCGAATCGGACCTGCCGCGAAACAAGGTCGAACAGATCACCATCTACTTTGGTGACAAGTTATCCGTAACGGTTACTCCGCAAGATCCGATAGCCGTGGTTTCCAGGCGGGAACTTGGGCGATACCTGCTCGATGAGGCCGGGAAATCAGGCGTTTCCATCATCAAAAGCCGCGTCACCCGTATCGAACAGGAGCGGCGCGGCTGGGTGCTCCGTACCCGGGACACTTCACTGCAATCAGATTTCCTTATCGGGGCTGATGGGGCCTCCAGCCTGGTGCGGCGATCCGTCAGCAGTGGGCTGCCGCCTGAAGATCTTTCCGTAACGCTGGGATATTTCATTCCTGGTAAATTTCAGCCCCATATGAAGATATATTTCGTGCAGGGCTTTGAAGGTTATATCTGGTCTTTCCCGCGGGACAATCACACGTCATACGGCCTGATCACGCGCAGCGAGCCAGGATGGACCTCCCGCGCGAAGATGCTGCTTTCAAACTTTATCGCCGCCGATCTCGGCACTGAGATTCTGGAACAGGCCGAATTCTACAGCGCACCTGTTCCCTGTCTGGGTCCACAGGCATGGAAGAAGAATCGGATTTCCGGCGCCGGCTGGGCGTTGCTCGGTGACGCGGCGGGCCTGGTGGATCCCATCACCGGCGAAGGCATTTACTATGCATTCCAATCGGCGCAGATTCTGGCGGACACGATTGAGGAACCGGGCCAGTATGAGGCCAAAGTGGGAGCCACGATCGGACGTGAGCTGACGCGGGCGGGCCGCATGTACAAACGATTTTACCGCGGCAGGTTCCTTGGCGGCGACTTCAAGAAGCGAACCGTACAGTTCTCCCGGCGCAGTCGTACCCTGAGAGGGATTCTGGGGAACCTGATTGCGGGCAATCAGAGTTATCTGAGTCTGAAGAAGAAGCTGGTGTTTTCGCTCCCCGCGATCAGCATCGATTTGATCACGGGGAGAGGCGCAGGTTAA
- the yidC gene encoding membrane protein insertase YidC, producing MEKRVIIAFVLSFVVLYAFRALYSPPPTGQEPQQAAQASPPSSQKAPVVPPLQQNVEAPEVAHAAEIQGGKTEDFTVDTPLYTAIVSNIGGVLKSYKLKDYTDGAGHSLELINQSAPMQVGSPLAITTGDKTIDDQLAKAAFAGHREGDSLSLEFAGSGLYVRKDLAFDKDKYLFSLKATVTKEGKPVPYSLVWQGVFGDQSIAQDVARKNAVYQSDVNAYKRVALRSLKDPQDFNSPRAGVEDQYFLAAFMFGMPEAVKIRKQEYNGPDGKPVPSLAVSYSVPQDTAIRIYVGPKQRQSLQQADPELYAALDYGYFGFIAKPLLDILLWIHKYVGNFGWAIILLTVGLTLILFPLRLKQQVSMLKMQKIQPHMRRLQDQYKKLKASDPRRTQVQTDMMNLYKEHGVNPMGGCLPLLLQMPLLFAFYSALGYSIELRRAPWIFWIKDLSQPDPYYIIPIAMAVAMFAQQKLTPTPNVDPAQAKMMLVMPIVFTFMFLNYGSGLALYWLTSNIISVGQQIFINKYWSPQAEAKLRARPRPNEQQGT from the coding sequence ATGGAAAAACGAGTCATTATCGCTTTCGTCCTGTCGTTCGTCGTGCTGTATGCATTTCGGGCGCTTTATTCACCGCCGCCGACAGGACAAGAGCCGCAGCAAGCCGCGCAGGCTTCGCCCCCTTCGTCACAGAAAGCTCCCGTGGTCCCACCCTTACAACAGAATGTCGAAGCCCCGGAAGTTGCACACGCAGCCGAAATCCAAGGCGGAAAAACAGAGGACTTTACGGTCGATACGCCTCTGTATACGGCAATTGTTTCGAACATCGGCGGTGTTTTGAAGAGTTACAAGCTCAAGGATTACACGGACGGCGCAGGCCATTCCCTCGAACTCATCAATCAGTCCGCCCCGATGCAGGTGGGGTCGCCTCTGGCGATTACCACCGGCGATAAAACCATCGACGATCAACTTGCGAAAGCGGCGTTTGCCGGCCATCGGGAAGGTGATTCGCTGAGTTTGGAGTTTGCAGGGAGTGGTCTGTATGTGCGGAAGGACCTGGCCTTCGATAAGGACAAATATCTCTTTTCGCTTAAGGCGACTGTTACGAAGGAAGGCAAACCCGTTCCGTATTCCCTCGTATGGCAGGGCGTATTCGGCGATCAGTCCATCGCGCAGGATGTTGCCAGGAAGAATGCCGTTTACCAATCGGATGTGAACGCATACAAACGCGTCGCATTGCGGAGCCTGAAGGATCCGCAGGACTTCAACAGTCCCCGCGCGGGTGTGGAAGATCAGTACTTTCTGGCCGCGTTCATGTTTGGGATGCCCGAGGCTGTCAAGATCCGGAAACAGGAATACAACGGTCCGGACGGCAAGCCGGTGCCGTCGCTGGCTGTTTCTTACTCGGTGCCGCAGGACACGGCAATTCGGATCTATGTTGGACCGAAGCAGCGTCAGTCGCTGCAGCAAGCGGATCCTGAACTGTACGCCGCGTTGGATTATGGATACTTCGGCTTTATCGCGAAGCCATTGCTGGACATCCTGCTTTGGATCCACAAATACGTCGGTAATTTCGGTTGGGCCATCATTCTGTTGACCGTGGGGTTGACCTTGATTCTCTTTCCTTTGAGACTCAAGCAACAGGTTTCGATGCTGAAGATGCAGAAGATTCAGCCGCACATGCGGCGCCTGCAGGATCAGTACAAGAAGCTGAAAGCGAGCGACCCTCGGCGAACCCAAGTGCAAACGGACATGATGAATTTGTACAAAGAGCACGGTGTCAACCCCATGGGAGGTTGCCTGCCACTCCTACTACAAATGCCGTTACTGTTTGCCTTTTACAGTGCCCTGGGTTATTCGATCGAGCTTCGCAGGGCGCCCTGGATCTTCTGGATCAAGGACTTATCCCAGCCGGACCCCTATTACATCATTCCGATTGCAATGGCGGTCGCGATGTTTGCGCAGCAGAAGCTGACTCCTACACCTAACGTAGATCCGGCTCAGGCCAAGATGATGCTGGTCATGCCGATCGTCTTCACGTTCATGTTTCTGAATTACGGCAGCGGGTTGGCCTTGTATTGGTTGACGAGCAACATCATCAGCGTGGGACAACAAATCTTCATCAATAAGTATTGGTCCCCGCAGGCAGAAGCAAAGCTCCGCGCCCGTCCTCGGCCGAACGAACAGCAAGGAACCTGA
- the dnaN gene encoding DNA polymerase III subunit beta, translating into MEFTVRKFDLLQELTLIQGVVERKTTIPILANVLVRAEGGELHIAATDLEIGLKSLCPSKTTNPGTITLPAKRLYEIVRALPDKEIKFKRGEANWVTVTCGSSRFRIAGLPQEDFPALPEAKATVVRIPADVLAKLIARTIFAISTEDSKYTLSGALLLLKPGSITMVATDGHRLAHVEKLEELEDVTEEIKVIVPKKAMSELLRMISESADTERIGFSKDDNHLFFDMGKRLLISRMLTGQFPNYEAVLPRNNDRIVTIGRDELGAAIKRVAILSDERSRTVKLALGAGSLELTASHSDLGEAHETLEVDYKKEDLQVGFNFQYLLDFLTTADEPEVNLEFKDSESAAQLRSQPATDYNYRYVVMPMRI; encoded by the coding sequence ATGGAATTTACAGTCAGGAAGTTTGATCTCTTACAGGAGTTGACTCTCATTCAGGGAGTTGTCGAGCGCAAGACCACTATTCCGATTCTTGCCAATGTTCTTGTCCGCGCCGAAGGTGGAGAACTTCATATTGCAGCGACAGATCTGGAAATAGGACTGAAGTCTCTTTGTCCCTCCAAGACGACCAATCCCGGTACGATTACATTACCTGCAAAACGGCTGTATGAAATTGTCCGTGCCTTACCCGACAAAGAAATCAAATTCAAGCGAGGTGAAGCCAACTGGGTTACCGTAACCTGCGGTTCCAGCCGGTTTCGCATCGCCGGTCTTCCGCAGGAAGATTTTCCGGCTCTTCCTGAAGCGAAAGCAACGGTTGTTAGGATTCCCGCAGACGTCCTGGCAAAACTGATCGCAAGAACCATCTTTGCGATCAGTACCGAAGACTCCAAGTACACTCTCAGTGGCGCATTGCTGTTGCTCAAGCCCGGTTCAATCACCATGGTTGCCACTGATGGTCATCGCCTTGCCCATGTGGAAAAACTGGAAGAGCTCGAAGATGTTACTGAAGAGATAAAGGTTATTGTTCCAAAGAAAGCGATGAGTGAATTGCTGCGAATGATTTCAGAGAGTGCAGACACAGAACGGATCGGCTTTTCAAAGGATGATAACCATCTGTTCTTTGACATGGGCAAGCGGCTCCTGATTTCGCGCATGCTGACCGGGCAGTTTCCGAACTATGAAGCCGTATTGCCGCGCAACAACGACAGAATCGTCACAATAGGACGCGACGAACTCGGCGCCGCAATCAAACGGGTTGCGATCCTTTCAGACGAGCGCTCACGAACTGTTAAACTTGCCCTGGGAGCCGGCTCTCTTGAACTCACCGCCAGTCATTCTGACCTGGGCGAGGCCCATGAGACGTTGGAGGTCGATTACAAGAAGGAAGACCTGCAGGTTGGATTTAACTTCCAATATTTACTCGACTTCCTGACCACTGCAGACGAACCCGAAGTAAACCTCGAATTCAAAGATAGCGAGAGCGCCGCCCAATTGCGCAGCCAGCCCGCCACCGACTACAACTATCGTTATGTGGTGATGCCAATGCGGATCTAG
- the dnaA gene encoding chromosomal replication initiator protein DnaA has translation MDTWQQVLDIVEKKVNQQSYNTWFKPTQLIRHDDKALYVRVPNALFQDWLNDHIDVVLEASKLAGIGDISVIYITEKAPPDPVTPAQGKLDFESIDNTLNPKYTFDSFVVGSSNQFAHAAALAVAEKPSKAYNPLFLYGGVGLGKTHLMHAIGHMIKLSNKQLRLSYISTEKFTNEVINAIRYDKMLSFKERYRNNDVLLIDDIQFIAGKERTQEEFFHTFNSLYDTHKQIIISADCPPREIPTLEERLHSRFEWGLIADIQPPDLETKVAIIRKKAERQNISLPDNVALYIASKIKSNIRELEGALVRLIAYCSLKGSEVTLAMAQETLHDILGPTERAINVEMIQKVVADHFKMRVQDLKSKNNSKSVAMPRQICMYLCKKLTGASLPQIGREFGDKHHTTVLHSVNKIEALCQRDGEFSRQIQNFLSSFK, from the coding sequence ATGGACACCTGGCAGCAAGTTCTCGATATCGTTGAAAAGAAAGTCAACCAGCAAAGCTACAACACGTGGTTCAAACCGACGCAACTCATCAGACACGACGATAAAGCGCTCTATGTTCGCGTTCCTAACGCGCTTTTTCAGGATTGGCTGAACGATCATATCGACGTCGTCCTGGAGGCCTCCAAGCTTGCAGGTATCGGCGACATCAGCGTGATCTACATCACCGAAAAGGCCCCACCCGACCCGGTAACGCCGGCACAAGGCAAACTCGATTTCGAATCGATCGACAACACCCTCAATCCGAAATATACATTCGATTCTTTTGTTGTCGGGTCCTCGAACCAGTTCGCGCACGCCGCCGCACTGGCCGTCGCCGAGAAGCCGTCGAAAGCCTACAATCCCTTATTTCTTTACGGGGGCGTGGGCCTCGGAAAAACGCACTTGATGCATGCAATTGGGCACATGATCAAGTTGAGCAACAAGCAGTTGCGTTTGAGCTATATATCCACCGAAAAGTTCACCAATGAAGTAATCAATGCGATCCGTTATGACAAGATGCTCAGTTTCAAGGAACGGTATCGCAATAACGATGTCCTGTTGATCGACGATATCCAATTTATCGCTGGCAAGGAACGGACGCAGGAAGAATTCTTCCATACGTTCAATTCCTTGTACGACACGCACAAGCAAATCATTATTTCGGCAGATTGTCCTCCACGGGAGATACCTACATTGGAGGAACGCCTTCACTCCCGTTTCGAGTGGGGCTTGATCGCCGACATTCAACCTCCCGATCTCGAAACGAAAGTCGCCATCATCAGGAAGAAAGCAGAGCGCCAAAATATTTCTCTTCCAGACAACGTTGCGCTCTATATCGCAAGCAAAATCAAATCGAATATCCGAGAACTCGAAGGCGCACTCGTCCGTTTAATTGCCTACTGCTCTCTCAAGGGGTCCGAGGTTACTCTTGCGATGGCTCAGGAAACATTGCATGACATCCTCGGACCAACCGAACGAGCCATCAATGTCGAAATGATCCAGAAAGTCGTTGCGGATCATTTCAAAATGCGGGTTCAAGATTTGAAATCGAAGAACAATTCCAAATCCGTTGCAATGCCCCGGCAGATATGCATGTACCTATGCAAAAAACTGACGGGCGCCTCGCTGCCTCAAATCGGGCGGGAATTTGGAGATAAGCACCATACGACCGTTTTACATTCCGTCAATAAGATCGAAGCGCTTTGCCAGCGTGATGGAGAATTCAGCCGCCAGATCCAAAACTTTTTATCATCCTTCAAGTAA
- the gyrA gene encoding DNA gyrase subunit A, with amino-acid sequence MADEITPTPPPPPPPANLVPVNIEDEMRKSYVDYAMSVIIGRALPDVRDGLKPVHRRILVGMRDMGLASNRAYRKCAKIVGEVMGNYHPHGDSPIYDALVRMAQDFSYRYPLVDGQGNFGSIDGDPPAAMRYTEARMAPFGEALLEDIEKETVDFVPNYDEDREEPSYLPSKVPNLLVNGSNGIAVGMATNMPPHNLTEVCEAVVHLIENPQASLPDLMAHIPGPDFPTAGIIHGRSGIRQAYQTGRGQVMMRARATIERQGKDRDVIIVTEIPYQVNKARLIEKIAELVNEKRLEGIGDIRDESDRHGMRVVIELKRGEQGLVVLNNLYKLTAMQTTFGVINLAIVNGQPKVLSLLELLRLFVEHRVDVVRRRTQYELRQAEARAHILEGLKKALDHIDAIIKLIRAAKTSVEAREGLITTFEFTEIQAKAILEMQLQRLTSLERQKIEDELAELQTRINELKEILASDARLRQVIIKELRDVQKKYGDARRTQIIEEETEIRLEDLIAEEDAVITVTHSGYLKRTPASVYRNQGRGGKGRIGMRTKDEDPVTNVFVANTHSYVLVFTDRGRLYWLKVYEIPDVGSAGRGKAIVNLANLSAEEKVRALLSVKDFDSKVSVIMATRSGTVKKTSLEAFSNPTQRGIIAMGVPDDDELIAAELVSANETVLIGTHDGMSIRFLHDDVREMGRQAYGVIGIRLDEGDYVVSMIASTNENDNVLTVTEGGFGKRTAVEEYRTQGRGGKGIINVKTTAKNGKVVSIMRVQEDSDILVMTANGKLIRVRSQDIRSVGRATQGVRLIHLDEDDKVTAATLVEPEAKEEEPPPTVN; translated from the coding sequence ATGGCAGACGAGATCACACCGACACCACCACCACCGCCTCCTCCGGCAAACCTTGTCCCGGTAAACATCGAAGACGAGATGCGGAAGTCGTACGTCGACTACGCAATGAGCGTCATTATCGGACGTGCCTTGCCCGACGTGCGCGATGGCCTGAAGCCGGTTCATCGCCGCATTCTTGTCGGCATGCGCGACATGGGACTTGCGTCCAATCGCGCGTATCGCAAATGCGCCAAAATCGTAGGCGAAGTGATGGGCAACTATCACCCGCACGGTGACAGCCCGATCTACGACGCCCTGGTGCGAATGGCGCAGGACTTCTCTTACAGATATCCGTTGGTCGACGGCCAAGGAAACTTCGGGTCCATCGACGGAGATCCCCCCGCAGCAATGAGGTACACCGAAGCGCGGATGGCGCCGTTCGGCGAGGCGCTTCTCGAGGATATCGAGAAAGAGACGGTCGATTTTGTACCCAACTATGACGAAGATCGCGAAGAACCCTCCTACCTGCCCAGCAAGGTTCCAAATCTTCTGGTGAATGGCTCGAACGGTATTGCGGTCGGCATGGCCACGAACATGCCACCGCACAATCTCACCGAAGTTTGCGAAGCCGTCGTCCACCTGATCGAGAATCCTCAGGCCAGCCTCCCAGACCTGATGGCTCACATTCCCGGTCCGGATTTTCCGACGGCAGGAATCATTCATGGCCGCAGCGGAATCCGGCAGGCGTATCAGACCGGCCGCGGGCAGGTGATGATGCGGGCGCGAGCGACCATTGAGCGGCAGGGAAAAGACCGTGACGTTATCATCGTTACCGAAATCCCATATCAGGTGAACAAGGCACGATTGATCGAGAAAATCGCCGAGCTCGTGAATGAAAAACGGCTCGAAGGCATCGGCGATATCCGGGATGAGAGCGATCGCCACGGTATGCGCGTTGTCATCGAGCTCAAGCGCGGCGAACAGGGCCTCGTGGTTCTGAACAATCTTTACAAATTGACGGCGATGCAGACCACGTTCGGTGTCATCAATCTTGCAATTGTCAACGGACAGCCAAAGGTTCTATCTCTTCTCGAGCTCCTGCGGCTCTTCGTTGAACACCGCGTCGATGTCGTCCGCCGCCGCACCCAATATGAATTACGCCAGGCCGAGGCCCGAGCGCATATCCTCGAAGGTCTCAAGAAAGCGCTCGACCATATCGACGCCATCATCAAACTGATTCGTGCGGCAAAGACCAGCGTCGAAGCCCGCGAGGGGTTAATCACGACGTTCGAATTCACGGAGATTCAGGCAAAAGCAATTCTAGAAATGCAGTTGCAACGCTTGACGAGTCTCGAGCGTCAGAAAATCGAAGACGAACTGGCTGAACTCCAGACGCGGATCAACGAATTGAAGGAGATCCTCGCGAGCGATGCCAGGCTCCGCCAGGTCATCATCAAAGAACTGCGCGACGTTCAGAAGAAATACGGCGACGCCCGTCGCACGCAGATCATCGAGGAAGAAACCGAGATTCGCCTGGAAGATTTGATTGCCGAAGAGGACGCCGTCATCACCGTCACGCACAGCGGATATCTGAAGCGAACGCCGGCATCCGTATACCGGAACCAGGGCCGCGGCGGCAAAGGCCGCATTGGGATGCGGACAAAAGACGAGGATCCCGTCACAAACGTCTTTGTCGCAAACACGCACAGCTACGTCCTGGTGTTTACCGATCGCGGCCGGCTCTATTGGCTCAAAGTGTATGAAATTCCCGATGTCGGCAGCGCCGGCCGCGGCAAGGCCATAGTCAACCTGGCCAATCTTTCAGCGGAAGAAAAAGTCCGCGCGCTCCTCTCCGTCAAGGATTTCGATTCGAAGGTCTCCGTGATCATGGCCACTCGCAGCGGTACGGTGAAGAAGACGTCGCTTGAAGCGTTCAGCAATCCGACACAGCGCGGCATTATTGCCATGGGTGTGCCTGATGACGATGAGTTGATCGCCGCCGAACTCGTCTCCGCCAATGAAACTGTCTTGATCGGTACCCACGATGGGATGTCCATTCGTTTCCTGCACGATGATGTGCGTGAGATGGGCCGCCAGGCCTACGGAGTCATCGGAATCCGGCTGGATGAAGGAGACTATGTTGTCAGCATGATCGCCTCCACGAATGAGAACGACAACGTGCTCACCGTTACCGAAGGCGGTTTTGGTAAGCGTACAGCCGTGGAGGAGTACCGGACGCAAGGCCGCGGCGGCAAAGGCATCATCAATGTGAAGACGACGGCGAAGAACGGCAAAGTCGTCTCCATCATGCGTGTCCAGGAGGATTCGGACATCCTCGTCATGACGGCTAACGGCAAGTTGATTCGAGTCCGTTCGCAAGATATTCGTTCCGTCGGCCGCGCCACCCAGGGAGTGCGCTTGATTCACCTGGATGAAGACGACAAGGTGACGGCCGCGACGTTGGTTGAACCCGAAGCGAAGGAAGAAGAGCCTCCGCCAACCGTGAATTAA
- the gyrB gene encoding DNA topoisomerase (ATP-hydrolyzing) subunit B, which yields MAEQIEYPGGNGQGEPPRTDADYGAEHIKVLEGLEAVRKRPAMYIGSTGIDGLHHLVYEVVDNSIDEALAGFCTEVHVVLHIDNSATVIDNGRGIPTEIMPKEGKPAAEVVLTKLHAGGKFDNSAYKVSGGLHGVGISVVNALSDWLNLEIWRGGKVYVQSYNRGVPAGPLEMTGHTDRRGTKVTFRPDDQIFETTDFSFDVLSQRLRELAFLNRGLLITIEDARTEKKHEFHYTGGIVSFVEHLNKNKNALHDKVIYFEGLRDGIDLQIAMQYNDAYQEQIFTFANNINTHEGGTHMIGFKSALTRSLNSYAMANNLFKEVKENLSGDDVREGLVAVISVKLPNPQFEGQTKTKLGNSEVKGIVETLVNEGLSNYLEENPGLGKKVIGKAIEAARAREAARRARELVRRKGALDSMSLPGKLADCQERSPENAEIFIVEGDSAGGSAKQGRDRRTQAILPIKGKILNVEKARYDKMLTHQEIVAMITALGTGIGQDDFDVSKLRYHKVIIMTDADVDGSHIRTLLLTFFYRQMGQLIENGNIYIAQPPLFKVKKGKSEQYIKDERQMSRFLLKKATENLTIEANGHELKGRELTSFLEKMIELNGVFQRVDRHFRDGRITDLLLSMGADNRVLLADAEKMKDIAQKIEAFGYSVEVSTDEEHSVQKLLYHQGSQSPRLIAYQQLSSPEYQRLLVLHKALGELDHAPFTAKTESTTATLKDRQALIDHIMNLGKKDLQITRYKGLGEMNPEQLWETTMDPEKRTLLQVQIKDAVDTDAIFTVLMGDAVEPRRKFIEDNALEVKNLDI from the coding sequence ATGGCAGAACAAATTGAATATCCAGGTGGAAACGGGCAGGGAGAGCCCCCCAGAACCGACGCCGATTACGGCGCTGAACATATCAAGGTTCTAGAGGGGTTAGAAGCAGTTCGGAAGCGTCCCGCCATGTACATCGGTTCGACGGGAATCGATGGGTTACATCACCTTGTTTACGAAGTTGTCGATAATTCGATCGACGAAGCCCTGGCCGGCTTCTGTACAGAAGTTCACGTCGTCCTACATATCGACAACTCTGCCACTGTTATCGATAACGGCCGCGGTATTCCTACGGAAATTATGCCGAAGGAAGGCAAACCCGCAGCAGAAGTTGTGCTGACGAAGCTGCACGCGGGCGGCAAGTTCGATAATTCTGCGTATAAAGTTTCTGGAGGTCTTCACGGCGTCGGAATATCCGTCGTTAATGCGCTATCGGATTGGCTGAATCTCGAAATCTGGCGCGGCGGGAAAGTGTACGTTCAGAGCTACAACCGAGGTGTTCCAGCGGGTCCGCTTGAGATGACCGGTCATACCGACCGTCGCGGAACGAAAGTTACCTTCAGGCCCGATGATCAAATCTTTGAAACAACGGATTTTAGTTTTGATGTTCTGTCCCAGAGGCTTCGGGAACTGGCCTTTTTGAATCGTGGCCTTCTGATCACGATCGAAGACGCGCGAACCGAAAAGAAGCACGAATTCCATTACACCGGTGGAATCGTCTCCTTCGTGGAGCATCTGAATAAGAACAAAAACGCACTGCATGACAAGGTGATCTATTTCGAAGGTCTTCGCGACGGCATCGATCTGCAGATTGCGATGCAATACAACGACGCCTATCAGGAGCAGATATTCACCTTCGCGAACAACATCAACACGCATGAAGGCGGCACGCACATGATTGGCTTCAAGTCCGCCTTGACCCGAAGCCTCAACAGTTATGCGATGGCCAACAACCTCTTCAAGGAAGTGAAAGAGAACCTGTCCGGAGATGATGTGCGTGAAGGATTGGTCGCGGTCATCAGTGTAAAACTACCGAATCCCCAGTTTGAAGGCCAGACGAAGACCAAGCTTGGCAATAGTGAAGTCAAAGGAATTGTCGAAACGCTCGTCAACGAGGGTCTCAGTAATTATCTGGAAGAGAATCCCGGGCTTGGTAAAAAGGTCATCGGCAAAGCCATCGAAGCCGCGCGCGCGCGTGAAGCTGCACGGCGGGCCCGCGAACTGGTGCGCCGCAAAGGGGCTCTCGATAGCATGTCCTTACCTGGAAAATTGGCGGACTGCCAGGAACGATCCCCGGAAAACGCAGAAATCTTCATTGTTGAGGGAGATTCCGCCGGCGGGTCCGCAAAGCAGGGCCGAGACCGCCGGACGCAGGCGATTCTGCCGATCAAAGGAAAGATCCTGAATGTCGAGAAGGCGCGATACGACAAGATGCTCACGCATCAGGAAATTGTGGCCATGATCACTGCATTGGGCACCGGAATCGGACAGGACGATTTCGATGTTTCGAAGCTGCGGTACCACAAAGTCATCATCATGACGGACGCCGACGTTGACGGTTCGCACATCCGAACGCTCCTGCTGACGTTTTTCTACCGCCAGATGGGGCAGCTTATTGAAAACGGCAATATCTACATTGCACAACCACCGCTCTTCAAAGTGAAAAAGGGAAAAAGCGAGCAGTACATCAAGGACGAGCGTCAGATGTCCCGCTTCCTCCTGAAGAAAGCAACCGAGAATCTCACCATCGAAGCAAACGGCCATGAACTGAAGGGCCGCGAGCTGACGAGCTTCCTGGAGAAGATGATCGAACTGAACGGTGTTTTCCAACGTGTCGATCGCCATTTCCGCGACGGGCGCATTACGGATCTTCTTCTTTCCATGGGCGCCGATAACCGGGTGTTGTTGGCCGATGCAGAAAAAATGAAGGACATCGCGCAAAAAATCGAGGCATTCGGCTATTCCGTAGAGGTGTCCACGGATGAGGAGCACAGCGTACAGAAGCTCCTTTATCACCAGGGGAGTCAGTCGCCACGATTAATCGCTTATCAGCAACTCTCCAGTCCCGAATATCAACGCCTGCTGGTTTTGCACAAAGCTCTCGGCGAATTGGACCATGCGCCATTCACCGCCAAAACAGAATCCACAACAGCAACACTGAAAGATCGTCAGGCATTGATCGATCACATTATGAATCTGGGCAAGAAAGACCTCCAGATCACGCGATATAAAGGTCTGGGAGAAATGAATCCTGAGCAACTCTGGGAAACCACGATGGATCCCGAGAAACGCACCCTGCTGCAAGTCCAGATCAAGGACGCCGTCGACACGGACGCCATTTTCACTGTGCTGATGGGCGATGCTGTTGAACCTCGCCGGAAATTCATTGAAGACAATGCGCTGGAAGTGAAGAACCTGGATATCTAA
- the yidD gene encoding membrane protein insertion efficiency factor YidD produces the protein MNLKFTRSLGLTVLKVYKLVVSPWLPPACRFTPTCSEYASEAIGEYGLLRGVVRAAGRLLRCHPLHRGGFDPLR, from the coding sequence ATGAATCTGAAATTCACGCGCAGCCTGGGACTAACGGTTTTGAAAGTCTATAAGCTGGTTGTTTCACCCTGGCTGCCTCCTGCCTGCCGGTTTACTCCCACATGTTCCGAATATGCCAGTGAAGCGATTGGAGAATATGGGCTGTTACGCGGAGTTGTGCGAGCGGCCGGTAGACTTCTTCGCTGCCATCCTCTGCACCGCGGAGGATTCGATCCCTTGAGGTAG
- the rpmH gene encoding 50S ribosomal protein L34 yields the protein MPQRTYQPNNRRRAKTHGFRERMKTRGGRLVLKARRDKGRKRVAVEHY from the coding sequence ATGCCACAGAGGACATACCAACCGAACAACCGCCGTCGTGCGAAAACGCACGGATTCCGCGAGCGGATGAAGACCCGTGGCGGGCGGCTCGTGCTGAAAGCGAGGCGGGATAAGGGCCGCAAGCGAGTAGCAGTAGAGCACTATTAG